A single region of the Arthrobacter sp. PAMC25564 genome encodes:
- a CDS encoding phosphoribosyltransferase, translating to MSIFRDRVDAGRQLGRRLAELRGQDIVVLGLPRGGVPVAFEVAAALDAPLDVIVVRKLGLPYQPELAMGAIGEGGARVLEEHVLAQARVSDQELQAVEERERAVLEKRVLQFRKGRTRADLTGRIAVIVDDGIATGSSARVACRIARKLGAARVILAVPVAPADTLAALTEPDEVVCLATPRQFTAVGYHYRDFSPTDDEEVVQLLDLAAKRLQDSPPDSRNAAAAEASDPVDLDEEVEIPSRGVRLQGQLHLPVPATGVVIFAHGSGSSRHSPRNRFVASVLQKAGLGTLLLDLLTPGEERNRANVFDIELLARRLSSATDWLATRGDTASCRVGYFGASTGAGAALWAASEPSARIGAVVSRGGRPDLAGPRLSAVTAPTLLIVGSLDHEVLELNRQAKAMLRCPNQLAVVQGATHLFEEPGTLAAAAILARDWFVSYLLPSAESNPQE from the coding sequence ACATCGTGGTCCTGGGGCTTCCCCGCGGCGGCGTCCCGGTAGCCTTCGAAGTTGCCGCCGCCCTGGACGCACCGTTGGATGTGATCGTGGTGCGGAAGCTCGGACTTCCCTATCAGCCCGAGCTCGCCATGGGTGCCATCGGGGAGGGCGGGGCGCGGGTGCTGGAAGAGCATGTGCTGGCCCAGGCCAGGGTATCGGACCAGGAACTGCAGGCCGTCGAAGAGCGTGAGCGCGCCGTGCTGGAGAAGCGGGTGCTGCAGTTCCGGAAGGGCCGGACCCGGGCGGACCTCACCGGCCGCATCGCGGTGATCGTCGACGACGGGATCGCCACCGGCTCCTCCGCACGGGTGGCCTGCAGGATAGCCCGGAAGCTGGGGGCCGCTAGGGTGATCCTGGCCGTGCCCGTGGCGCCGGCAGACACCCTCGCGGCCCTGACTGAACCGGACGAGGTGGTCTGCCTGGCAACGCCGCGGCAGTTCACCGCAGTCGGCTACCACTACCGTGATTTCTCGCCGACCGACGACGAGGAGGTGGTGCAGCTGCTCGACCTCGCAGCCAAGCGGCTGCAGGATTCGCCGCCCGATTCGCGCAATGCGGCGGCAGCCGAGGCCAGCGACCCCGTCGACCTCGATGAGGAAGTGGAGATCCCGTCGCGGGGCGTCCGGCTCCAGGGCCAGCTCCACCTGCCGGTCCCGGCCACAGGCGTGGTGATTTTCGCGCACGGAAGCGGCAGCAGCCGCCACAGCCCGCGGAACCGGTTCGTGGCTTCGGTCCTGCAGAAGGCGGGACTGGGCACCCTGCTGCTGGACCTGCTGACCCCCGGTGAGGAACGTAACCGCGCCAACGTCTTCGACATCGAGCTCCTTGCGCGCCGGCTGTCCTCGGCAACCGATTGGCTCGCGACCCGGGGCGACACCGCCTCCTGCAGGGTCGGCTACTTCGGTGCCAGCACGGGTGCCGGGGCTGCGCTGTGGGCGGCGTCCGAACCCTCGGCGCGGATCGGCGCCGTCGTCTCGCGCGGGGGCCGTCCGGATCTGGCTGGTCCCCGGCTTTCGGCCGTTACCGCGCCGACGCTGCTGATCGTTGGCAGCCTCGACCACGAGGTCCTGGAGCTCAACCGCCAGGCCAAGGCCATGCTCCGCTGCCCCAACCAGCTGGCCGTGGTCCAAGGCGCCACCCATCTGTTCGAGGAACCCGGTACGCTGGCGGCGGCGGCCATCCTCGCGAGGGACTGGTTTGTCAGCTATCTGTTGCCTTCGGCTGAATCTAATCCCCAGGAGTAA